One window of Gloeothece citriformis PCC 7424 genomic DNA carries:
- a CDS encoding NACHT domain-containing protein gives MGKRSLKASSRGTQLAKEAFEKKGWTQEQLAEAVGLSSRQSVWKFFTGRPIERYLFKEMCFQLDLKWEDIADLPQGERPGSEDSGSLNQLGVQGWVNWLRSQLREQILTQCNTLQSPLVQTQPLLEQIYVLTNILPQPSNQRWLEVSDFRTVQTPMERPTLGSFEQQAISGMEIVAQHERLMILGKPGAGKTTFLQYIALQCIQGQYKADLVPFLLPLRSWMTELPEEENFSLFNVVLRLGARYNLTIEKTITLLEEGKFLLLLDGLDEVSEEETETIFREINQFLTTYYKNPIIITSRTGFQKYYFQGFTYVELAEFNANQIEIFVQKWFIATENNPEEGLQKAQQFLEQLALPHNQPIRELCVTPILLNLLCSVFREKSTFPSKRAKLYQAGLDILLQRWDQARGIHRDQIYRHLSLSS, from the coding sequence ATGGGAAAGCGATCGCTGAAAGCCTCATCACGAGGAACACAACTAGCCAAGGAAGCCTTTGAAAAAAAAGGATGGACTCAAGAACAACTTGCTGAGGCGGTTGGCCTGTCTAGTCGTCAGTCAGTCTGGAAGTTTTTTACCGGAAGACCGATTGAACGTTATTTATTTAAAGAGATGTGTTTTCAATTAGATCTCAAATGGGAAGACATCGCTGATTTACCCCAAGGAGAACGCCCCGGTTCTGAAGATTCAGGGAGTTTAAATCAGTTGGGGGTTCAAGGTTGGGTCAATTGGTTGCGATCGCAGCTACGGGAACAGATTCTCACTCAATGCAATACGTTACAATCTCCTTTAGTTCAAACTCAACCCCTATTAGAACAAATTTATGTTTTAACCAATATTCTCCCCCAACCGTCTAATCAACGATGGTTGGAAGTGTCTGATTTTCGAACTGTTCAAACCCCTATGGAACGACCGACTTTAGGGAGTTTTGAACAACAGGCTATTTCAGGGATGGAAATTGTCGCTCAACATGAGCGGTTGATGATTTTAGGGAAACCGGGAGCCGGCAAAACAACTTTTTTGCAATACATCGCCCTTCAGTGTATTCAAGGTCAATATAAAGCGGATTTAGTGCCTTTTTTGTTGCCGTTGCGAAGTTGGATGACCGAACTTCCAGAAGAAGAAAATTTTAGTTTATTTAATGTGGTTCTTCGTTTAGGCGCTCGCTATAATCTGACCATCGAAAAAACGATTACTTTATTAGAAGAGGGAAAATTTTTACTCTTACTTGATGGATTAGATGAAGTTTCAGAAGAGGAAACCGAGACCATTTTCCGAGAAATTAATCAGTTTTTAACAACTTATTATAAAAATCCCATTATTATTACTTCTCGGACGGGATTTCAAAAATATTATTTTCAAGGATTTACTTATGTAGAGTTAGCTGAATTTAATGCTAATCAAATCGAAATTTTTGTGCAAAAATGGTTTATTGCTACCGAGAATAATCCAGAAGAAGGACTGCAAAAAGCGCAACAATTTCTGGAGCAATTAGCCTTACCTCATAATCAACCGATTCGAGAATTATGTGTCACCCCAATTTTGCTCAATTTGCTTTGTTCGGTTTTTAGAGAAAAATCAACCTTTCCTAGCAAACGCGCCAAACTTTATCAAGCTGGTTTAGATATTTTATTGCAGCGTTGGGATCAAGCGAGAGGAATTCACCGGGATCAAATTTATCGCCATCTTTCTTTATCTAGTTAA
- a CDS encoding sensor histidine kinase, protein MVKFSLGTRLFFSHLLVMMMGLGSFIIMAKFSSPRMFVLRLEQLEEHGLVTVRSARTYLVRGFETAWNSSAFWSVIFGASTAGGLSYLASKRIMKPLKQMKTITQKFASGDLHERVPGSDIPEINQLAISFNRMASGLEDVEQRRRELISDLTHELRTPLTVVRGYLEQLADDSIEPSTELYLKLVKETRRLERLTHDLQELSKAEAGYLIIKTQPVHLYPLLQSLVERFSDQLLDEGPILKLDCPPDLPAVLADIDRTEQILVNLLGNALRYTEQGSIILKAWTEKQSVWIAVIDTGIGIAQEDLPFVFERFWRADRSRSRYSGGSGIGLAIVRRLIELQNGRIEVESELGTGSIFRFCLPIA, encoded by the coding sequence ATGGTTAAGTTCAGTTTAGGAACTCGTTTATTTTTCTCTCATTTATTAGTGATGATGATGGGACTAGGCAGTTTTATCATTATGGCTAAATTCTCCTCTCCCCGAATGTTTGTTCTACGACTAGAACAGTTAGAAGAACATGGTTTAGTTACGGTTCGTTCTGCTCGAACTTATTTAGTCAGAGGGTTTGAAACAGCTTGGAATAGTAGCGCTTTTTGGTCTGTCATTTTTGGGGCAAGTACCGCAGGAGGGTTAAGTTATTTAGCCTCTAAACGGATTATGAAACCCTTAAAACAAATGAAAACCATTACCCAAAAATTTGCTTCAGGAGATTTACATGAAAGAGTTCCAGGCAGCGATATTCCAGAAATTAATCAATTAGCGATTAGTTTTAATCGTATGGCAAGCGGTTTAGAAGATGTGGAACAACGACGCAGAGAATTAATAAGCGATCTAACTCATGAATTACGAACCCCTTTAACTGTGGTTAGAGGGTATTTAGAACAGTTAGCAGATGACTCAATAGAACCGTCAACCGAACTTTATTTAAAGTTAGTTAAGGAAACTCGACGCTTAGAAAGATTGACCCATGATTTACAAGAACTTTCTAAAGCAGAAGCCGGATATTTAATTATTAAAACCCAACCGGTTCATCTCTACCCTTTATTACAATCTTTGGTAGAAAGATTTTCCGATCAATTATTAGATGAAGGCCCTATTTTAAAGTTAGATTGTCCTCCCGATTTACCGGCGGTTTTAGCGGATATAGACCGCACAGAACAAATTTTAGTCAATTTATTAGGCAATGCCTTAAGATACACTGAACAAGGGAGTATCATTCTCAAAGCTTGGACAGAAAAACAATCGGTTTGGATCGCTGTAATCGATACCGGAATAGGGATTGCTCAAGAAGATTTACCCTTCGTTTTTGAGCGCTTTTGGCGGGCCGATCGGTCTCGTTCTCGCTATTCTGGAGGCAGTGGGATAGGATTGGCGATCGTTCGTCGTTTAATTGAATTACAAAATGGTCGTATAGAAGTCGAAAGTGAATTAGGCACAGGGAGTATTTTCCGGTTTTGTCTTCCCATTGCTTGA
- a CDS encoding cupin domain-containing protein yields the protein MLVQKLAECEEFTAGDGTLLRELLHPDKQPIALRYSLAHAIVPVGQTSIVHSLTTSEVYYMISGKGEMHIDEEVQNVEAGDAIYIPPNAKQYIHNSGNEPLIFICIVDPAWRKEDETVY from the coding sequence ATGTTAGTTCAAAAATTAGCTGAGTGTGAAGAATTTACCGCAGGAGATGGAACGTTATTACGAGAATTATTACATCCGGATAAACAACCGATCGCCCTACGTTATAGCCTAGCTCATGCTATTGTTCCTGTCGGTCAAACTTCTATTGTCCACTCTTTAACAACCTCAGAAGTCTATTATATGATTAGCGGTAAAGGAGAAATGCACATTGATGAAGAAGTGCAAAATGTAGAAGCCGGAGATGCAATTTATATCCCTCCCAATGCCAAACAATATATCCATAATAGCGGAAACGAACCTCTAATATTTATTTGTATTGTCGATCCGGCTTGGCGTAAAGAAGATGAAACGGTTTATTAA
- a CDS encoding RNA recognition motif domain-containing protein: protein MSIYVGNLPHEVEDKHLTEVFADYGKVNRVYLPTDRETGKRRGFAFVEMETAEMEEAAIATLDGAEWMGRELKVNKARERENRNSGGGGNYRRNNRY, encoded by the coding sequence ATGTCAATTTACGTCGGAAATTTACCCCATGAGGTTGAAGACAAGCATCTCACAGAAGTCTTTGCCGATTATGGTAAAGTAAACCGAGTCTATCTCCCCACCGACAGAGAAACCGGTAAACGTCGCGGTTTTGCCTTCGTAGAAATGGAAACCGCCGAAATGGAAGAAGCTGCGATCGCCACTCTCGATGGCGCAGAATGGATGGGAAGAGAATTAAAAGTCAATAAAGCAAGAGAACGGGAAAATCGTAATTCTGGTGGTGGTGGCAATTATCGCCGTAATAATCGCTATTAA
- the htpG gene encoding molecular chaperone HtpG has protein sequence MTVLEKGNITIHTENIFPIIKKSLYTDHEIFLRELISNSVDAISKLKMASLSGDFKQEVTEPEIVISVDKENKTLSISDNGIGMTVEEVKKYINQVAFSSAEDFINKYQKSANDFIGHFGLGFYSAFMVAKKVEIDTLSYQEGAQAVHWSCDGSPEFELSDSSRTEVGTTVTLTLLDDEQEYLEPSRIRQLVKTYSDFIPVPIKFEGEQINKQKALWKESPQNLKDEDYLEFYRYLYPFQEDPLLWVHLNTDYPFLLNGILYFPKLRPDVDVSKGQIKLFCNQVFVSDHCEEIIPEFLMPLRGVIDSPDIPLNVSRSALTNHRTVRRIADFISKKIADRLKSLYNENAQDYIRCWEDVGTFVKYGSLKEDKFKKQVEDILIYRTTYKPTENESKSESETPKVEVQGAEEDIWQDVSQEKQDSDSPLVAIEKQGYTTLQSYLDRNQERHENRVFYCTDASTQATYVQLYKNQGLEVLYFDSFIDTNYFIPFLEREYDKVKFSRVDSELDQTLLQEDKSNEIVDPATNKTRSEQIKELFEKALDNPKLNIKTEALKSDDPQGTPPAMVLLPEAMRRLQEMTALYQQQALAFPEEHILMINTAHPLIDNILKLNQGSIVTGSGESPSAKMAKMLCQHVYDLALMSQKGFDAQGMKSFVERSNQVLTHLTEKL, from the coding sequence ATGACGGTACTAGAAAAAGGCAATATTACCATTCATACAGAGAATATTTTTCCCATTATCAAAAAATCTCTCTATACCGATCATGAAATATTTTTACGGGAATTAATCTCTAACTCCGTTGATGCTATCTCGAAGCTGAAAATGGCATCTTTATCGGGAGATTTTAAACAGGAAGTAACAGAACCCGAAATTGTCATTAGTGTTGATAAAGAAAACAAAACTCTCTCTATCTCCGATAATGGAATAGGGATGACTGTAGAAGAAGTCAAAAAATATATTAACCAAGTCGCCTTTTCTAGCGCGGAAGATTTTATCAATAAATATCAAAAAAGCGCTAATGATTTTATTGGTCATTTTGGATTAGGGTTTTATTCTGCCTTTATGGTGGCTAAAAAGGTAGAAATTGATACCCTATCTTACCAAGAAGGAGCGCAAGCGGTTCACTGGTCTTGTGATGGATCTCCAGAATTTGAGTTAAGTGACTCTTCCCGAACTGAAGTGGGAACAACAGTTACTCTAACCTTACTCGATGATGAACAAGAATATCTCGAACCGTCACGGATTAGACAATTAGTTAAAACTTATTCAGATTTTATCCCCGTTCCGATTAAATTTGAAGGGGAACAAATCAATAAACAAAAAGCTCTTTGGAAAGAGTCGCCCCAAAATCTCAAGGATGAAGATTATTTAGAGTTCTATCGTTATTTATATCCTTTCCAAGAAGATCCTTTACTGTGGGTTCATTTAAATACGGATTATCCGTTTCTCCTCAATGGTATTCTCTATTTTCCCAAACTTAGACCGGATGTTGATGTCTCTAAAGGACAAATAAAACTCTTTTGTAATCAAGTTTTTGTCAGCGATCATTGTGAAGAAATTATCCCGGAATTTTTGATGCCTTTGCGAGGGGTGATCGATAGTCCGGATATTCCTCTTAATGTTTCTCGGAGTGCCTTAACCAATCATCGCACTGTTCGCCGCATTGCTGATTTTATCTCCAAAAAAATTGCCGATCGCTTAAAATCTCTCTACAATGAAAATGCCCAAGACTATATTCGGTGTTGGGAAGATGTAGGGACTTTTGTTAAATATGGTTCTCTCAAAGAGGATAAATTTAAGAAACAGGTAGAAGATATTCTCATCTATCGTACCACTTATAAACCAACAGAAAACGAGAGTAAATCTGAGAGCGAAACTCCTAAAGTTGAAGTTCAAGGCGCAGAAGAAGATATCTGGCAAGATGTCTCACAAGAAAAACAAGACAGTGATAGTCCTTTAGTGGCTATTGAAAAACAGGGTTATACAACACTTCAATCTTATTTAGATCGTAATCAAGAGCGTCACGAAAATCGAGTTTTTTACTGTACTGATGCCTCTACCCAAGCGACTTACGTTCAATTGTACAAAAATCAGGGGTTAGAAGTTCTTTATTTTGACTCATTCATCGATACTAATTACTTTATTCCTTTCTTGGAGAGAGAATATGATAAAGTCAAATTTTCTCGCGTAGACTCGGAATTAGATCAAACTTTATTACAAGAAGATAAAAGTAATGAAATCGTTGATCCGGCTACTAATAAAACCCGTAGCGAACAAATCAAAGAATTGTTTGAAAAAGCCCTCGATAATCCTAAACTGAATATTAAAACTGAGGCGCTTAAATCTGATGATCCTCAAGGCACTCCCCCGGCTATGGTATTATTACCGGAAGCGATGCGACGACTCCAGGAAATGACGGCTTTATATCAACAGCAAGCCTTAGCTTTTCCAGAAGAACATATTCTCATGATTAATACCGCCCATCCCTTAATTGATAATATTTTGAAACTCAATCAAGGGAGTATTGTGACGGGTAGCGGAGAGTCTCCCTCTGCTAAAATGGCTAAAATGTTATGTCAGCACGTTTATGATTTAGCCTTGATGTCTCAAAAAGGGTTTGATGCTCAGGGAATGAAATCCTTTGTCGAACGGTCTAATCAAGTGTTAACCCATCTGACAGAGAAACTATAA
- a CDS encoding response regulator — MNILIVEDEPEIAQLIRETLERENFSCQIAKSGTQALEIFGQLQPDLIILDLMLPGLDGLEVCTRIRQKPGAKDPYILMLTARGEEIDRIIGLSTGADDYLVKPFSPIELVARVRALLRRSLRHGGQVQQIYRTSHFTVDLDQHIATRQLDNEDSEILDLTTLEFNLLSTFMSYPGRVWSRTQLIDKLWGNDFFGDERVVDTHIRRLRKKVEPDPANPSFIKTVIGVGYKFEDD; from the coding sequence ATGAATATTCTTATTGTGGAAGATGAACCAGAAATTGCTCAACTGATTCGAGAAACTCTAGAGAGAGAAAATTTTTCCTGTCAAATTGCTAAAAGTGGGACACAAGCTTTAGAGATTTTCGGACAATTACAGCCGGATCTGATTATTTTAGATTTGATGTTACCGGGTTTAGATGGGTTAGAAGTCTGTACTCGAATTCGTCAAAAACCCGGCGCAAAAGATCCCTATATTTTAATGTTAACTGCCAGAGGAGAAGAAATAGACCGCATTATTGGATTATCCACCGGAGCAGATGATTACCTCGTAAAACCCTTTAGTCCGATTGAATTAGTCGCAAGAGTTAGAGCTTTACTGCGGAGGAGTTTACGTCATGGGGGACAAGTTCAACAAATTTATCGAACCAGTCATTTTACGGTTGATTTAGATCAGCATATTGCCACTCGTCAGCTAGACAATGAAGATTCAGAAATTTTAGATTTAACGACTCTAGAATTTAATTTACTTTCAACCTTTATGAGTTATCCTGGAAGAGTCTGGAGTCGAACTCAGTTAATTGATAAGCTTTGGGGAAATGATTTTTTTGGGGATGAAAGAGTCGTTGATACTCATATTCGACGATTACGCAAAAAAGTAGAACCCGATCCGGCTAATCCCAGTTTTATTAAAACGGTTATTGGGGTAGGGTATAAATTTGAAGATGACTAA
- a CDS encoding NACHT C-terminal helical domain 2-containing protein, with product MDLENKFSLTPAFKKAFQQLKAELPDLEENKQEILIWWQIQGQDWIKHFRKLLLEYRQIGYDWQLSPQQKEATQQYYRANEFLIECLNSDCQVSPEIREDIEENLLLPLPPKLNHER from the coding sequence TTGGATTTAGAAAATAAATTTTCCTTAACTCCGGCTTTTAAAAAAGCCTTTCAACAGCTAAAAGCAGAACTGCCAGATCTTGAAGAAAATAAACAAGAAATTCTGATTTGGTGGCAAATTCAAGGACAGGATTGGATTAAACATTTTCGCAAACTTCTCTTAGAATACCGTCAAATTGGCTATGATTGGCAATTGAGTCCCCAACAGAAAGAAGCAACACAGCAGTATTATCGAGCTAATGAGTTTTTAATTGAGTGTCTGAATAGTGATTGTCAGGTCAGTCCTGAAATTCGAGAAGACATTGAAGAAAATTTGTTATTACCTCTTCCCCCAAAACTCAATCATGAGAGATAA
- the groL gene encoding chaperonin GroEL (60 kDa chaperone family; promotes refolding of misfolded polypeptides especially under stressful conditions; forms two stacked rings of heptamers to form a barrel-shaped 14mer; ends can be capped by GroES; misfolded proteins enter the barrel where they are refolded when GroES binds) has translation MAKIVSFKDESRRALERGINALADAVKITLGPRGRNVLLEKKFGAPQIVNDGITVAKEIDLEDPLENTGAKLIQEVASKTKDVAGDGTTTATVIAQALIKEGLRNVTAGANPVALRRGLEKITNFLVQEIESVAKPVEMGEAIAQVATVSAGNDEEVGQMIALAMEKVTKDGVITVEESKSLSTELDVVEGMQLDRGYISPYFITDQERQITDFDNPYILITDKKISAIADLVPVLETVARQGRALLIVAEDVEGEALATLVVNKARGVLNVAAIKAPSFGERRKAALQDIAILTGGRVISEEIGLSLETVTPDMLGQAVKVTVDKENTTIVAGGDHKADVQKRIVQLRKELEATDSEYDTEKLQERIAKLAGGVAVIKVGAATETELKDKKLRIEDALNATKAAVAEGIVPGGGTTLIHLAAKVVDFKNTLSNDEEKVAADIMAKALEAPLRQLADNAGLEGSVIVEGVRNTDFNVGYNALTGEFEDLIKAGIIDPAKVVRSALQNASSIAGMVLTTEALVVEKPEKQAPAPDMGGMGGMGGMGGMGGMGGMGMM, from the coding sequence ATGGCCAAAATCGTTTCTTTCAAAGATGAATCTAGAAGAGCCTTAGAAAGGGGAATTAACGCCCTTGCTGATGCGGTTAAGATTACCCTAGGCCCAAGAGGGCGCAATGTTCTACTAGAAAAGAAATTCGGCGCACCCCAAATTGTTAATGATGGGATCACCGTTGCCAAAGAAATTGACTTAGAAGATCCCCTAGAAAATACCGGGGCAAAACTGATCCAAGAAGTAGCATCTAAAACCAAAGATGTAGCCGGAGATGGCACAACTACTGCTACCGTTATCGCTCAAGCCCTGATTAAAGAAGGGTTAAGAAACGTTACCGCCGGGGCTAACCCCGTGGCCTTACGTCGTGGATTAGAAAAAATTACTAATTTCTTGGTTCAAGAAATTGAAAGCGTTGCTAAACCTGTCGAAATGGGAGAAGCGATCGCCCAAGTGGCTACCGTATCCGCCGGTAATGATGAAGAAGTCGGTCAGATGATCGCTTTAGCGATGGAAAAAGTGACCAAAGATGGAGTCATTACTGTTGAGGAGTCTAAGTCTCTGTCTACAGAATTAGATGTCGTTGAAGGGATGCAACTCGATCGCGGTTATATCTCTCCTTACTTTATTACGGATCAGGAACGCCAAATCACCGACTTCGATAATCCTTATATTCTGATCACCGATAAGAAAATTAGCGCGATCGCTGATTTAGTTCCTGTGCTGGAAACCGTAGCCCGTCAAGGCCGGGCGCTGTTAATTGTGGCGGAGGATGTAGAAGGAGAAGCCCTTGCTACCCTAGTCGTAAATAAGGCACGAGGAGTCTTAAATGTTGCGGCAATTAAAGCCCCGAGTTTTGGGGAACGACGCAAAGCCGCCTTACAAGATATCGCTATCCTCACCGGTGGGCGTGTTATTTCTGAAGAAATTGGCCTCAGTTTAGAAACCGTTACCCCCGATATGTTAGGTCAAGCGGTTAAAGTGACCGTTGATAAAGAAAATACCACCATCGTCGCGGGAGGAGATCATAAGGCGGATGTCCAAAAACGCATTGTCCAACTCCGCAAAGAATTAGAAGCGACTGACTCGGAATATGACACCGAAAAACTCCAAGAACGCATTGCTAAATTAGCGGGAGGAGTCGCGGTGATTAAAGTTGGGGCGGCTACGGAAACTGAACTGAAAGACAAAAAACTCCGCATTGAAGATGCTCTTAATGCTACTAAAGCGGCGGTAGCTGAGGGAATTGTTCCCGGTGGAGGCACTACGTTAATTCATCTGGCGGCTAAGGTTGTAGACTTTAAAAATACCTTAAGCAATGATGAGGAAAAAGTCGCTGCTGACATCATGGCTAAAGCTTTAGAAGCCCCTTTACGTCAATTAGCAGATAATGCAGGATTAGAAGGGTCTGTTATTGTGGAAGGAGTACGCAATACCGACTTTAACGTGGGATACAATGCGTTAACCGGTGAGTTTGAGGACTTGATCAAGGCGGGTATCATTGACCCGGCTAAAGTCGTCCGTTCTGCGCTGCAAAATGCCTCTTCTATTGCAGGGATGGTACTCACCACCGAAGCCTTAGTTGTTGAGAAGCCCGAAAAGCAAGCTCCCGCACCTGATATGGGCGGCATGGGCGGCATGGGCGGCATGGGTGGCATGGGCGGCATGGGCGGCATGGGCATGATGTAA
- the rpmB gene encoding 50S ribosomal protein L28: MARHCELTGKKANNAFSISHSHRRTKRLQHANLQWKRIWWEEGKRWVKLRLSTKAIKTLEKKGLASMAKEAGINLNQY, translated from the coding sequence ATGGCCCGTCACTGTGAATTAACTGGAAAAAAAGCGAACAATGCTTTTAGCATCTCCCACTCTCACCGCCGTACTAAACGGTTACAACACGCCAATTTACAATGGAAACGAATTTGGTGGGAAGAAGGAAAACGCTGGGTAAAACTACGTTTATCCACTAAAGCCATTAAAACCCTAGAAAAGAAAGGGTTAGCATCAATGGCGAAAGAAGCTGGGATTAATTTAAACCAGTATTAA
- the fabG gene encoding 3-oxoacyl-[acyl-carrier-protein] reductase has product MKQLQDQVALVTGASRGIGRAIAIALAAEGAKVVVNYARSSGAAEDVVKEITTNDGEAIALQADVSKAEEVEELIKKTLDKFGRIDILVNNAGITKDTLLMRMKPEDWQAVIDLNLTGVFLCTRAVTKPMLKQRSGRIINIASVAGQMGNPGQANYSAAKAGVIGFTKTVAKELASRGITVNAVAPGFITTDMTSDLKSEDILKFIPLGRYGQPEEIAGMVRFLAGDAAAAYITGQVFNVDGGMVM; this is encoded by the coding sequence ATGAAACAATTACAAGATCAAGTGGCGTTGGTAACAGGGGCATCTAGAGGCATTGGCCGGGCTATTGCGATCGCCTTAGCAGCAGAAGGAGCAAAAGTAGTCGTTAATTATGCCCGTTCGAGTGGGGCAGCCGAAGACGTAGTTAAAGAGATCACCACAAACGACGGAGAAGCGATCGCCCTTCAAGCAGATGTGTCTAAAGCTGAGGAAGTAGAAGAACTCATTAAAAAAACTCTCGATAAATTTGGACGGATTGATATTTTAGTCAATAATGCTGGTATTACTAAAGATACTTTATTGATGCGGATGAAACCCGAAGACTGGCAAGCGGTGATCGATCTCAACTTAACTGGCGTATTTTTGTGTACTCGCGCCGTAACCAAACCGATGTTAAAACAACGGAGCGGGCGTATTATTAATATTGCCTCCGTCGCCGGACAAATGGGCAACCCAGGACAAGCTAATTATAGTGCCGCTAAAGCCGGAGTGATTGGATTTACAAAAACCGTTGCTAAAGAATTAGCCAGTCGAGGCATTACGGTTAATGCAGTCGCCCCCGGTTTTATCACTACCGATATGACTAGCGACCTCAAGTCTGAAGATATTCTAAAATTTATTCCTCTAGGACGATATGGACAACCGGAAGAAATTGCGGGGATGGTTCGCTTTCTGGCAGGGGATGCGGCAGCCGCTTACATCACCGGTCAAGTCTTTAACGTCGATGGCGGGATGGTAATGTAG